A genomic window from Shewanella vesiculosa includes:
- a CDS encoding TolC family protein codes for MLMLNRPPKLVLELSSRIYNIRIISCVFLVAFSFTISAARASSADQAISLPTAMQRSLSQNPSLKFFPYRIDALNGQMETAKLSPAYELGFDTENVGGTGNYNGISGAEFTIALSSVFEMDNKRLARIGTVSSELSLLEASRQVESLALLGDVTRRYVDVLAAQEQVVLAQEATQLSIDTLDIVKKRAAAGATPDAEVKRALAALEQARLSLFAEQQRLSYLKVSLSSLWGSSSPDFENVEGNLFQFGEDISFEQLFERVKLNPAIEIFASEARLKDAEIRVAKTQSKSDISWSVGVRRAQDTNDTALVAGFSMPLFSGSRNQGAISTAIAEKNQVFVKRDVMLLDMHNQLFRAFYNRKQAILVVNSLRSTIIPSLEQALIETQDAYQRGRYGYLDYVSSRQELLSARRTLIEAAGSALTYGAEIEQLTSEPLASSQYNENIKLSGISQ; via the coding sequence ATGTTAATGTTAAATCGTCCTCCAAAACTAGTTTTGGAGCTCTCGAGTCGTATTTATAATATACGGATTATTTCGTGTGTTTTCCTTGTGGCATTCTCCTTTACAATCAGCGCAGCAAGAGCATCATCGGCAGATCAAGCTATATCGCTGCCAACTGCAATGCAGCGTTCACTATCACAAAATCCTTCTCTTAAATTTTTTCCGTATCGAATTGATGCTCTGAATGGTCAAATGGAAACTGCTAAATTATCACCTGCTTATGAATTAGGTTTTGATACTGAAAATGTTGGAGGAACTGGAAATTACAACGGTATTAGTGGAGCTGAGTTCACTATAGCTTTATCCTCAGTTTTTGAAATGGATAACAAGCGTTTAGCTAGAATTGGGACTGTATCTTCTGAATTGTCATTATTAGAAGCAAGCAGGCAGGTTGAGTCACTGGCTTTACTTGGTGATGTTACTCGTCGTTATGTTGATGTACTTGCTGCACAAGAACAAGTTGTTCTTGCACAGGAGGCTACTCAACTAAGCATTGATACTTTGGATATTGTAAAAAAACGCGCTGCTGCAGGTGCTACACCCGATGCAGAAGTTAAACGAGCATTAGCAGCCTTAGAGCAAGCCAGGCTATCATTATTTGCCGAACAGCAACGCTTATCTTACTTAAAAGTTTCGTTATCGAGTTTGTGGGGATCATCCTCACCTGACTTTGAGAATGTTGAGGGGAATTTATTTCAGTTTGGGGAAGATATCTCATTTGAACAATTGTTTGAAAGAGTCAAACTTAACCCTGCAATAGAGATTTTTGCATCAGAAGCTCGTTTAAAAGATGCTGAAATACGTGTTGCTAAAACACAGTCAAAATCTGACATTAGTTGGTCTGTGGGGGTTCGTCGAGCTCAAGATACAAACGATACAGCACTCGTAGCTGGCTTCAGTATGCCTTTATTTTCTGGCTCTAGGAATCAAGGTGCTATTTCAACAGCCATTGCAGAAAAAAATCAAGTATTCGTAAAACGTGATGTCATGTTATTGGATATGCATAATCAGTTATTTCGAGCTTTTTACAATAGAAAACAAGCTATTTTAGTCGTTAACTCATTGCGTTCCACCATCATCCCTTCTTTAGAGCAAGCACTGATTGAAACTCAAGATGCATATCAGCGTGGAAGGTACGGTTATCTGGATTATGTGAGCTCTCGTCAGGAGTTGTTAAGTGCAAGACGTACATTAATTGAAGCTGCAGGTTCAGCATTAACTTATGGTGCAGAAATCGAACAATTGACATCAGAGCCTTTAGCTAGCTCGCAATATAACGAGAACATCAAATTATCAGGAATATCTCAATGA
- a CDS encoding Y-family DNA polymerase, with protein sequence MFALVDANSFYCSAEQVFRPDWRGKPVIVLSNNDGMIVAANRQAKEAGIGKFLPYFQVKALCAKRGVIVCSSNYELYADLSSKMMDIIGRFAPEQHVYSIDESFLSFKNCYPAIKCLLTQGQLIRRAVWKEARLAVCVGIGETLTLSKIANHAAKKIEGYKGVCFISNEQERIAILKQLAVGDVWGIGRRISKKLELMNIRTAFQLASMPPTLARKQFSIEIERTVRELNGQACKIWDESRADKKQIFSTRSVGERITDYSSLLQALSKHVAIAASKARKQGSNCKTLLIFASNSPHDERPVSYKAIVHFPCPTNCTVELTKAMSEAAPKLFREFVHYYKIGIGLIDLASEKHNQFDLFNPSKANPALMNTLDDINQRYGSDTMFLAAQGIEHKWSMRRDLLTPQYTTKWFSVPSIKC encoded by the coding sequence ATGTTTGCTCTAGTTGACGCGAATAGCTTCTATTGCAGTGCAGAACAAGTCTTTCGCCCTGATTGGCGTGGTAAGCCTGTTATTGTGTTGAGTAACAACGATGGGATGATTGTTGCTGCTAATCGTCAAGCTAAAGAGGCTGGAATTGGGAAGTTTCTACCTTACTTTCAAGTTAAAGCCTTATGCGCCAAACGTGGTGTTATTGTCTGTTCCTCAAACTATGAACTTTATGCTGACTTATCTAGCAAAATGATGGATATCATTGGCCGCTTTGCCCCTGAGCAACATGTCTACTCTATTGATGAAAGCTTCCTCTCTTTTAAAAACTGCTATCCCGCTATCAAATGCCTCCTTACGCAAGGCCAGTTAATCCGCCGTGCTGTGTGGAAAGAAGCGCGGCTAGCAGTCTGTGTGGGTATTGGTGAAACGCTTACTCTTTCTAAAATAGCCAACCATGCAGCTAAGAAGATTGAGGGCTACAAAGGAGTTTGTTTCATTAGTAATGAGCAAGAGCGTATAGCTATTTTAAAGCAGCTTGCTGTAGGGGATGTATGGGGGATAGGCCGCCGAATAAGTAAGAAGCTTGAATTAATGAATATCCGTACTGCGTTTCAACTTGCGTCTATGCCGCCGACACTGGCAAGAAAGCAATTTAGTATTGAAATAGAACGTACCGTTCGTGAGCTTAACGGCCAAGCCTGTAAAATATGGGATGAGTCGAGGGCAGATAAAAAGCAGATATTTTCGACTAGAAGCGTAGGTGAGCGCATCACAGATTATTCGTCGTTATTACAAGCATTGAGTAAGCATGTTGCTATCGCAGCGAGTAAAGCACGTAAGCAAGGTTCAAACTGCAAGACCTTGCTGATTTTTGCCAGTAATTCACCCCATGATGAACGGCCTGTAAGCTATAAAGCTATTGTACATTTTCCATGTCCAACCAACTGCACTGTTGAGCTAACCAAAGCTATGAGTGAGGCCGCACCAAAGCTATTTCGTGAGTTCGTACATTATTACAAAATCGGTATAGGGCTTATCGATTTAGCTAGCGAAAAACATAACCAATTCGATTTATTTAACCCTTCAAAGGCTAATCCCGCTTTGATGAATACGCTAGATGACATTAACCAACGCTATGGCAGTGATACGATGTTTCTAGCAGCTCAAGGCATAGAGCACAAGTGGTCAATGCGCCGTGATTTGCTAACGCCACAATACACAACCAAATGGTTCAGTGTACCCAGCATTAAGTGCTAA
- a CDS encoding antitoxin Xre/MbcA/ParS toxin-binding domain-containing protein: MYQKAFYILGGKDFDFKDDSLLNIIQFLKIGLPEAMLDEAARLMGLNKKHVILLIGKASGSTSLKFVCRLSPNQSERMLMIIEVLAQAEQYHGNNAAALKWLNTPNLQLYNETPLNYLDTVMGIKLVSEELNKLSHGMTT, translated from the coding sequence ATGTATCAGAAAGCTTTCTATATACTTGGTGGCAAAGACTTTGATTTTAAGGATGATTCATTACTTAACATTATTCAGTTTCTCAAAATAGGTTTACCTGAAGCAATGCTGGATGAAGCAGCAAGATTAATGGGATTGAATAAAAAGCATGTAATCTTGCTGATAGGAAAAGCTTCAGGTAGCACAAGTTTAAAATTTGTTTGTCGACTATCCCCGAATCAGAGCGAACGTATGTTAATGATTATTGAAGTTTTAGCTCAAGCCGAGCAATATCACGGTAATAATGCAGCCGCTTTGAAATGGTTAAACACTCCAAACCTCCAATTATACAATGAAACCCCGCTGAATTATCTTGATACAGTAATGGGTATTAAACTTGTTTCAGAAGAACTAAATAAACTCTCTCATGGAATGACAACATGA
- the merA gene encoding mercury(II) reductase, which translates to MILLSIRLSIQGMSCPSSVEHIKEALDAVEGVIKTEVSYAKALAVITTRDGVNVAELILAINALGYVATELKDTTRCGDTDQQEDISPQQRVAIIGSGSGAFACAIKAAERGAQVTIIEASEVIGGCCVNVGCVPSKILIRAAQLAQQQRSNPFAGLENHAPELSRARLSEQQTARVEELRAAKYQNILDNNPALSLIKGFARFNDANTLIIRKVDGSELVLHADKILIATGSTPTIPPIDGLAGTPYWTSTEALFAKALPQHLIVIGSSVVALEIAQAYRRLGSEVTVLARHSLLYAEDPLLGEKLSECFEKEGINVLNHTQAASVSYQGEQFTLETNAGTLIGDQLLISTGRNANTSQLNLAAIGVKTNQGGEVIVNERMETNISGIYAAGDCSNMPQFVYVAAAAGSRAAVNMIGGDAKLDLTTMPAVIFTDPQVATVGLTEVQAKAQDIETDSRVLGMENVPRALANFETDGFIKLVAEKKTGRIIGAQILAHEGGEIIQSAALAIRNRMTVTELADQLFPYLTMVEGLKLCAQTFNKDVKALSCCAG; encoded by the coding sequence ATGATTTTATTATCCATACGCTTATCCATACAAGGGATGAGCTGCCCAAGCTCCGTCGAACACATTAAAGAGGCGCTCGATGCCGTTGAAGGCGTCATTAAAACTGAGGTGTCTTATGCAAAAGCCCTAGCTGTGATCACCACAAGAGATGGTGTCAATGTAGCAGAACTGATCCTAGCGATTAATGCCTTAGGCTACGTTGCAACAGAGCTTAAAGACACGACAAGGTGTGGCGACACTGACCAGCAAGAAGACATTAGCCCTCAGCAACGGGTCGCCATCATAGGCAGCGGTTCTGGCGCTTTTGCCTGCGCCATCAAGGCAGCGGAGCGTGGCGCACAGGTTACCATTATTGAAGCAAGCGAGGTGATCGGCGGCTGTTGTGTCAATGTTGGCTGTGTGCCGTCCAAAATTTTAATTCGAGCGGCGCAATTGGCTCAGCAACAGCGAAGCAACCCGTTTGCAGGACTGGAAAATCATGCCCCAGAACTGAGTCGAGCGCGCTTATCCGAGCAGCAGACCGCGCGGGTGGAAGAATTGCGGGCAGCCAAATACCAGAATATTCTAGACAATAATCCCGCACTGAGTTTAATTAAAGGGTTTGCACGATTTAACGATGCCAATACCTTAATCATCCGTAAAGTCGATGGTTCAGAGCTAGTGCTGCATGCCGATAAAATATTAATTGCCACCGGTTCGACGCCGACGATCCCGCCGATTGATGGTCTTGCCGGCACCCCTTACTGGACATCCACAGAAGCATTATTTGCCAAAGCGCTGCCACAACATCTGATCGTGATTGGCTCCTCTGTGGTCGCGTTGGAGATAGCACAAGCTTATCGCCGCTTAGGTAGCGAGGTGACGGTATTGGCGCGGCATTCATTACTGTATGCAGAAGACCCCTTGCTAGGTGAGAAACTTAGCGAATGTTTTGAAAAAGAAGGCATTAACGTGTTGAATCACACTCAGGCGGCAAGCGTTTCATATCAAGGAGAACAATTTACGCTGGAAACCAATGCGGGAACGTTAATTGGTGATCAACTGTTGATCAGTACCGGGCGTAATGCCAATACCAGCCAACTTAATCTTGCCGCAATCGGTGTTAAAACCAACCAGGGCGGTGAGGTTATCGTCAATGAACGAATGGAGACCAATATTTCCGGCATTTATGCCGCCGGAGACTGTTCCAATATGCCGCAATTTGTCTATGTTGCTGCCGCAGCTGGCAGTCGTGCTGCTGTGAATATGATAGGTGGCGACGCCAAACTGGATCTCACCACTATGCCCGCGGTGATTTTTACCGATCCGCAAGTCGCCACTGTGGGTTTAACCGAAGTACAGGCCAAGGCGCAAGATATTGAGACGGACAGTCGAGTCTTGGGCATGGAAAATGTGCCACGAGCCCTGGCCAACTTCGAGACCGACGGCTTCATTAAATTAGTGGCAGAAAAGAAAACCGGTCGAATTATCGGAGCGCAAATATTGGCGCATGAAGGCGGTGAAATAATTCAGAGTGCAGCATTGGCCATTCGCAATCGCATGACAGTCACTGAGCTAGCGGATCAACTCTTCCCCTACCTGACCATGGTGGAAGGACTAAAACTCTGCGCGCAGACCTTTAACAAGGATGTTAAAGCACTCTCCTGCTGCGCCGGGTAA
- the merC gene encoding organomercurial transporter MerC has translation MTNLFNMLTRIGDKAGSLGAVISAMGCAMCFPAIASLGAAIGLGFLSQWEGLFVNTLLPLFAWIALVLNGLGWFSHRQWHRSALGMFGPALLLLSLYPLFQYGWSAYVTYSALALMVAVSVWDIFSPANKRCDDESCAV, from the coding sequence ATGACCAATTTATTCAATATGCTGACACGCATCGGTGATAAAGCGGGCTCCTTGGGTGCTGTTATCTCTGCTATGGGCTGCGCCATGTGTTTCCCGGCGATTGCCAGTTTGGGCGCAGCGATTGGATTAGGCTTTCTCAGCCAATGGGAAGGCCTGTTCGTCAACACCTTATTGCCCCTATTCGCTTGGATTGCCTTAGTGCTTAACGGACTGGGCTGGTTCAGCCATAGGCAGTGGCATCGCAGTGCTCTGGGTATGTTCGGCCCAGCGCTACTCTTGTTATCACTCTACCCCTTGTTTCAATATGGCTGGAGTGCTTATGTGACCTATTCGGCGCTCGCGCTGATGGTGGCCGTTTCTGTATGGGACATTTTTTCACCCGCTAATAAGCGCTGCGACGATGAAAGTTGTGCCGTTTAA
- the merP gene encoding mercury resistance system periplasmic binding protein MerP translates to MALTSLTAAAKPQTVTLDVPTMNCVTCPFTVKKSLQNVAGVSEADVTFETKVAIVTFDDEKTTVKALIDATTNAGYPSTIKQ, encoded by the coding sequence ATGGCACTCACCAGTTTGACTGCTGCTGCCAAACCACAAACTGTGACCTTAGACGTGCCGACCATGAACTGCGTTACCTGTCCTTTTACGGTGAAAAAATCGCTGCAAAATGTTGCAGGCGTCAGCGAGGCCGATGTCACCTTTGAGACCAAGGTGGCAATTGTGACCTTTGATGATGAGAAAACCACGGTCAAAGCGTTAATCGATGCGACCACCAACGCAGGTTACCCGTCAACTATCAAACAATAG
- the merR gene encoding Hg(II)-responsive transcriptional regulator, producing MTSVSLEKKRTISKLANELGINIETVRFYERRGMIEQPLKPDLGYRHYPNETVNRIRFIKRAKELGFTLEEIANLLSLEDRPCSQVQELAEHKLGAVREKMVDLRRLETALNTLLLQCHNNEDDSHCPIIDSLQP from the coding sequence ATGACTTCTGTCTCACTTGAAAAGAAAAGAACCATCAGTAAGCTGGCCAATGAGCTTGGTATCAATATTGAGACGGTGCGTTTTTATGAACGACGAGGAATGATCGAGCAACCACTGAAGCCAGACCTGGGTTACCGTCATTACCCAAATGAAACGGTGAACCGTATTCGCTTTATCAAACGAGCCAAGGAGTTGGGATTTACGCTGGAGGAAATTGCTAATCTATTGAGCCTAGAGGATCGCCCATGCAGTCAAGTCCAAGAGCTTGCCGAGCATAAACTTGGCGCCGTCAGAGAAAAAATGGTTGATTTACGACGCTTGGAAACCGCGCTTAATACACTGTTGCTACAGTGCCATAACAATGAAGATGACAGCCATTGCCCCATTATCGATTCCTTGCAACCCTGA
- a CDS encoding IS1595 family transposase, which produces MKTSSYLLKAGVDYPTSWGEFVDWFHDEQSCISYLYKLRWPNGFICPSCSSHQSPYQLSNGKLKCHACRSQCSVTSSTLFDKTRTPMKSWFAAVWFITNQKNGVSALGVQRLLGLGSYQTAWSLMHKLRYAMVDPERDKLSGIVEVDETLIGGVVPQSSIKNQQGKRKAVVLVAVELLSRSGFGRIRLRQVESATKEHIHQFIQDVIEPGSTICSDGSQAYKQIDKKGYKHNRIVHLGSSVPAHETMAGVHRVSSLCKRWLLGTYQGAVKAKQLDYYLDEFTFRFNRRKSDSRGLLFYRLLEQAVRSKPITYQSIKNR; this is translated from the coding sequence ATGAAAACTTCATCGTATTTATTAAAAGCTGGTGTAGATTACCCTACAAGTTGGGGCGAATTTGTTGATTGGTTTCATGATGAACAATCCTGCATTAGCTACCTTTACAAACTTCGTTGGCCAAACGGATTCATATGCCCAAGCTGTTCAAGCCATCAATCACCTTATCAGTTAAGTAATGGCAAGTTAAAATGTCATGCTTGTCGTTCTCAGTGTTCAGTAACATCAAGTACACTTTTTGACAAAACAAGAACCCCCATGAAAAGTTGGTTTGCTGCCGTCTGGTTTATTACAAATCAAAAAAATGGTGTCAGCGCTCTTGGAGTTCAAAGGTTATTAGGTCTTGGGAGTTATCAAACCGCTTGGTCATTAATGCACAAGTTAAGGTATGCCATGGTTGATCCTGAAAGGGATAAACTGTCCGGCATCGTAGAGGTTGACGAAACACTAATAGGTGGCGTCGTTCCCCAATCATCTATTAAAAATCAACAGGGTAAGCGTAAGGCTGTAGTTTTGGTAGCAGTTGAGCTGCTATCACGCTCTGGATTTGGCCGGATACGTTTAAGGCAAGTGGAAAGTGCAACCAAAGAACATATCCATCAATTCATTCAAGATGTAATTGAACCTGGTAGTACAATTTGTAGTGATGGCTCTCAAGCATACAAACAAATAGACAAGAAAGGATATAAGCATAACCGAATAGTGCATTTAGGTTCATCTGTACCTGCACATGAAACAATGGCTGGGGTGCATCGAGTCTCATCATTATGTAAAAGATGGCTTTTAGGTACATATCAAGGCGCGGTAAAGGCTAAGCAACTTGATTATTATTTAGATGAGTTTACATTTCGCTTCAATAGAAGAAAGTCAGATTCTCGGGGATTATTATTCTACAGGTTGCTTGAACAAGCAGTGCGTTCTAAGCCGATAACGTACCAATCAATTAAAAATCGATAA
- the dinB gene encoding DNA polymerase IV, translating to MRKIIHVDMDAFYVSVEIRDNPELADKPVAVGGSRNTRGVLSTSNYIARQYGVRSAMPTSVALRKCPDLILVPGRMDVYKSVSLKIREIFERYTDLIEPLSLDEAYLDVSDCTLFGGSATLIAQDICHSIYRELNLTASAGVAPIKFLAKVASDLNKPNGIFVIPPDRVDSFIDDMALCKIPGVGKVTTEKLQNDNLNYGRDIKALNQEFLSSKYGKLGMLLWERCSGNDDRPIVVSRERKSVGVERTFPEDISDLSILDNILKKKLLPELQQRAAKHLVERNISKVGVKVKFSDFHQTTKEFSTDKIDLTVLSELLTEAYARGNGKKVRLLGIHIGLSSHASDSNKAEQISFEW from the coding sequence ATGCGAAAAATAATTCATGTTGATATGGATGCATTTTATGTATCTGTGGAAATTAGAGACAATCCAGAATTAGCCGATAAACCTGTAGCCGTTGGTGGCAGCAGGAACACTAGAGGTGTTCTTTCTACTAGCAATTATATAGCAAGGCAATATGGCGTTCGAAGTGCTATGCCGACAAGTGTAGCATTGCGAAAATGTCCTGATTTAATTTTGGTGCCTGGCAGGATGGACGTATATAAATCTGTCAGTTTGAAGATTCGAGAAATCTTCGAACGTTATACCGATTTAATCGAGCCTTTAAGTTTGGATGAGGCGTATTTGGATGTGAGTGATTGTACGTTATTTGGCGGTTCTGCAACTTTGATAGCACAAGATATTTGCCATTCAATATATAGAGAACTCAATTTGACCGCATCTGCTGGCGTTGCCCCAATAAAATTTTTGGCAAAAGTGGCTTCAGATCTCAATAAGCCAAACGGTATTTTCGTTATTCCACCGGATCGCGTTGATTCCTTTATTGACGATATGGCCTTATGCAAAATACCTGGTGTTGGTAAAGTAACAACTGAGAAATTGCAAAATGATAACCTCAATTATGGACGAGATATTAAAGCTTTAAATCAGGAGTTTTTATCCTCTAAATATGGAAAGTTAGGCATGTTGTTATGGGAACGATGCAGTGGCAATGACGATAGACCCATTGTTGTCAGTAGAGAAAGAAAGTCCGTGGGGGTTGAGAGAACCTTTCCCGAAGATATTTCAGATTTATCTATCCTTGATAATATCCTTAAAAAGAAATTACTCCCAGAGCTTCAACAAAGAGCGGCTAAACACCTAGTAGAAAGGAATATAAGCAAGGTTGGCGTTAAAGTTAAGTTTTCAGATTTTCATCAAACAACAAAAGAGTTTTCAACAGATAAAATTGACCTCACAGTTTTATCCGAATTATTAACAGAAGCCTATGCACGAGGGAATGGTAAAAAAGTACGGCTGCTTGGTATTCATATTGGCCTTTCATCTCATGCTTCTGATAGTAATAAAGCAGAACAAATTTCATTTGAGTGGTAG
- a CDS encoding tyrosine-type recombinase/integrase produces the protein MKNNKQLFNLLSVDFNLPAHVDEIGKVNMREAGEIPFIYWPNSVPCYEANAYMLSQWKLGKSRRNRGGTLAEYAKNISPMIRFCFSNDITMIDISDNIFAQFIRGLQSRNKNGELKRSSNAVIKIGRKCIDFLIFIGELYDNSDFIGEEHCRITVKQREIKKKRPGKRALIKKYWDHADLPDPDPIKKKFPISPTVVIAIKNEVNKIEDKGLRLRKGLMIACFEQTGARRFEVSHIKVKDVEKASFSYGGAPLLSMITVKGGTNRDVPVPRTFIEQAMRYIKRIRRQVIRTTIGANNDHGFLFISHTTGKPLKPDTMTTELHDLCFSAGVDDQPGHAHLFRHAYITQKFVSAIQHYQLNNSDDFRKALLSTSKLKLDIQQWTGHKNTESLDIYIELAFNEMTHMSRVYDSISLGAAVGVALDQVDSLRADLMAGTKTTEVIDELESILIGFKDDIEMAINRTND, from the coding sequence ATGAAGAATAATAAGCAGTTATTTAATCTCCTTTCTGTTGATTTCAATTTGCCTGCGCATGTCGATGAGATAGGAAAAGTAAACATGAGGGAGGCTGGTGAGATTCCATTTATTTACTGGCCTAATTCAGTACCTTGTTACGAAGCTAATGCTTACATGCTGTCACAATGGAAGCTAGGTAAAAGTCGTCGAAACAGAGGGGGCACTCTTGCTGAATATGCTAAAAATATATCTCCAATGATACGATTTTGCTTTTCTAACGACATAACTATGATTGATATTTCAGATAATATTTTTGCTCAATTTATTAGAGGACTGCAATCAAGAAATAAGAATGGAGAGTTGAAGCGCTCTAGCAATGCAGTTATTAAAATTGGTCGTAAGTGCATTGATTTCTTAATTTTTATAGGAGAGTTGTACGATAATAGCGATTTTATTGGTGAAGAACATTGTCGAATCACAGTGAAGCAACGAGAAATAAAGAAAAAGCGTCCAGGGAAGAGAGCCTTAATAAAAAAATACTGGGATCATGCTGATTTACCAGATCCCGACCCAATAAAGAAAAAATTCCCCATCAGCCCAACAGTTGTGATTGCGATCAAAAATGAAGTTAATAAAATTGAAGATAAAGGCTTACGGCTGAGAAAAGGATTAATGATTGCGTGTTTTGAACAGACTGGTGCTCGCAGGTTTGAAGTATCACATATTAAAGTCAAAGATGTAGAAAAAGCATCGTTTTCTTATGGTGGAGCACCCCTCCTTTCAATGATCACCGTTAAAGGGGGCACCAATAGAGATGTACCGGTGCCACGCACTTTTATTGAGCAAGCTATGAGGTATATTAAGCGTATACGTAGGCAGGTTATTCGAACTACTATTGGTGCTAACAATGATCATGGGTTTCTTTTTATAAGTCACACAACTGGTAAACCATTAAAACCAGATACTATGACAACAGAATTGCATGATCTTTGTTTTTCTGCTGGCGTTGATGATCAACCGGGACATGCGCACTTATTTCGTCACGCTTACATAACGCAAAAATTTGTTTCAGCAATTCAGCATTATCAGTTGAATAATAGTGATGATTTCAGAAAGGCATTACTATCTACTTCAAAATTGAAATTGGATATACAGCAATGGACTGGCCACAAAAATACTGAATCACTCGACATATATATTGAATTAGCTTTTAATGAAATGACCCATATGAGTAGAGTTTATGATTCGATTTCACTAGGAGCTGCTGTCGGAGTTGCTTTGGACCAAGTCGATAGCTTACGAGCGGATCTTATGGCAGGAACGAAAACAACAGAAGTGATTGATGAATTAGAGTCGATTTTAATAGGATTTAAGGATGATATTGAAATGGCAATTAATCGAACCAATGATTAA
- a CDS encoding ankyrin repeat domain-containing protein, which yields MRFKVLLGCVFITIILYSLGAIYSLENSRVEDVVLCSVEDNTHYIPNSFCEFYLFNFRLTKQDLDELQSASGIAFLFSISNQKKKYVYLDKFIENGASVNSKSEIDGLPPLHAAILLNDKKLVEYLLSKGSDPELLDSQNKLNAYDFVMLLKRNNDSINRNEVIRTLSTIDLAN from the coding sequence ATGAGATTTAAGGTATTACTTGGATGTGTTTTCATTACTATTATTCTGTATTCATTAGGTGCCATTTATTCGCTTGAAAATAGCCGTGTTGAAGATGTTGTATTATGTAGTGTAGAAGATAATACACATTACATACCAAATTCATTCTGTGAATTTTATTTGTTTAATTTTAGATTAACTAAACAAGACTTAGATGAGCTTCAGTCTGCTAGCGGTATAGCATTTTTATTTAGCATTTCTAATCAGAAAAAAAAATATGTTTACTTAGATAAATTTATCGAAAATGGTGCTTCTGTTAATAGCAAAAGCGAGATTGATGGATTACCACCTCTTCATGCTGCAATCTTACTTAATGATAAAAAATTAGTCGAATACTTACTTAGCAAAGGTAGTGACCCTGAACTGCTAGATAGTCAAAATAAGTTAAATGCTTATGATTTTGTAATGCTTTTGAAAAGAAATAATGACTCAATAAACAGAAATGAAGTAATAAGAACATTGTCTACAATCGATTTAGCCAATTGA